From a region of the Paenibacillus lutimineralis genome:
- a CDS encoding superoxide dismutase family protein, with amino-acid sequence MKKQVICLSILGSLMFGAAPMNPAWAKSEELQIKTVIIDSKGAEIGTAVLTQKADAVHIHIEAKNLPPGEHGIHFHETGKCDPPDFKTAGAHFNPQGKQHGFKNPKGFHAGDLLNITVKADGTVNTDLESKTVTLKKGAPNSLLKPGGTSLMIHEKADDYVTDPSGNSGARIACSVIR; translated from the coding sequence ATGAAAAAACAAGTCATCTGCCTGAGCATCCTTGGTTCTCTAATGTTCGGAGCTGCACCTATGAATCCAGCTTGGGCCAAATCAGAGGAACTGCAAATCAAGACGGTGATCATCGATTCCAAGGGAGCTGAGATTGGCACAGCCGTGTTGACGCAAAAAGCAGACGCAGTCCATATCCATATTGAAGCTAAGAATCTCCCACCGGGGGAACACGGCATCCATTTCCATGAGACGGGAAAATGCGATCCTCCAGACTTTAAGACGGCTGGGGCTCATTTCAACCCGCAAGGTAAGCAGCATGGATTCAAAAATCCGAAAGGATTCCATGCGGGCGATCTGCTTAACATTACGGTTAAAGCCGACGGGACGGTAAATACCGATCTGGAGAGCAAGACGGTGACACTCAAGAAGGGTGCCCCGAATTCTCTGCTGAAGCCAGGTGGCACTTCACTGATGATTCATGAAAAAGCTGATGACTACGTTACCGATCCGTCCGGTAATTCTGGAGCACGGATTGCATGCTCGGTAATTCGTTAG
- a CDS encoding Gfo/Idh/MocA family protein encodes MGRTIKIGIIGSGGIAGVHARTYKDIEDVEIVGVADIFPGRADHFIENWGLQQAVGFDDHRKLLELDLDGVSICTPNAAHYKTTLDALHAGKHVMVEKPMSVTLEEAVGMVQASKEADKMLNIGFQPRYDPNMGLIKELVQSGQLGKVYYVETGGGRRRGMPGGTFIRQEISGAGAMADIGCYSLDFALNTLGYPKPLTVSAYTSNHFGTNPKYHPEADRFDVEDFGVAMIRFENDIVLNFKTSWAMHMDSLGATMFLGTDAGLKVLPKSQGPWGGVWDGHVGAVSLFHDIQRHHTESVIPLIEHEIDVFAEKIRDFVRALREGGPAPIPGEQIVRNQAILDGILRSSQTGREVVIDIPDF; translated from the coding sequence ATGGGTAGAACGATCAAAATTGGAATCATAGGTAGTGGAGGAATCGCGGGAGTACATGCACGTACCTACAAAGATATCGAGGATGTCGAAATTGTAGGTGTGGCTGATATTTTTCCGGGACGGGCTGATCATTTTATTGAAAATTGGGGCCTGCAGCAGGCTGTAGGATTCGACGACCATCGTAAGCTGCTGGAGCTGGACTTGGATGGGGTAAGTATCTGTACGCCTAATGCCGCACATTACAAGACGACACTGGATGCGCTGCATGCTGGTAAGCATGTCATGGTCGAGAAGCCGATGTCGGTGACACTGGAGGAAGCAGTGGGTATGGTTCAAGCTTCGAAAGAAGCTGACAAAATGCTCAATATCGGTTTTCAACCACGATATGATCCGAACATGGGTCTCATCAAAGAGCTTGTGCAGAGCGGACAGCTTGGCAAAGTATATTACGTAGAGACCGGTGGAGGGCGCCGCCGTGGCATGCCGGGAGGAACCTTCATTCGCCAGGAGATTTCGGGTGCGGGCGCGATGGCCGATATCGGCTGCTATTCGCTCGATTTCGCCTTGAACACATTAGGATATCCTAAGCCACTGACGGTGTCGGCTTATACGTCGAATCACTTTGGCACCAATCCGAAATATCATCCAGAGGCAGATCGATTTGATGTCGAGGATTTCGGGGTGGCGATGATCCGCTTTGAGAATGATATCGTGCTTAATTTCAAGACCTCTTGGGCTATGCATATGGATTCGCTTGGAGCGACGATGTTCCTTGGCACGGACGCAGGTCTTAAGGTACTGCCTAAGAGCCAGGGACCTTGGGGAGGCGTATGGGATGGCCATGTTGGCGCGGTATCACTGTTCCATGATATTCAGAGGCATCACACAGAGAGCGTTATTCCTTTGATTGAACATGAGATAGATGTCTTCGCTGAGAAAATCAGAGATTTTGTGCGTGCACTTCGCGAGGGTGGGCCGGCTCCGATTCCGGGAGAACAAATTGTTCGCAACCAGGCCATTCTGGACGGAATTTTGCGCTCGTCACAGACAGGACGCGAAGTCGTGATCGACATACCGGATTTCTAA
- a CDS encoding sugar phosphate isomerase/epimerase family protein: MENIALQLYSIKELTSEDFLGTLKKVAEIGYDGVEFAGYFGTSAEQLKKSLNEFGLRAAGSHIGIPDLTERLEEMMDYSLTIGSPYIICPGLPEELHENADSYKRAAEMFDRIGERCKEQGIRFGYHNHGIEFQRHDGLTGLELLAQHTSPEHMFFELDTYWAEYAGFRAANWIESFADRCRILHIKDMKSKQDQRNTEIGTGILDFETITAAGKHFGIEWYTVEQEEYEIPQLESIEASLRYLRQIL, encoded by the coding sequence ATGGAAAATATTGCGTTGCAACTCTATTCCATTAAAGAACTAACAAGCGAGGATTTTCTTGGTACCCTAAAAAAAGTAGCGGAGATTGGCTACGACGGCGTTGAGTTTGCCGGATATTTCGGCACTTCAGCGGAGCAGCTTAAGAAGTCGCTGAACGAATTCGGACTACGGGCGGCTGGAAGTCATATCGGTATACCTGATCTTACCGAGAGACTAGAAGAGATGATGGATTACTCGTTAACCATCGGTAGCCCTTATATCATCTGTCCTGGTCTTCCTGAGGAGCTGCATGAGAATGCGGATAGTTATAAGCGGGCCGCGGAGATGTTTGATCGGATTGGGGAGCGCTGCAAAGAGCAAGGGATTCGCTTCGGCTATCACAATCATGGCATTGAATTCCAGAGGCATGACGGGTTGACAGGCCTGGAGCTGCTGGCCCAACATACCTCGCCTGAGCATATGTTCTTCGAACTGGATACATACTGGGCAGAATATGCCGGGTTCCGCGCTGCGAACTGGATAGAATCCTTCGCAGACCGCTGCCGAATTCTCCATATCAAGGACATGAAGAGCAAGCAGGATCAGCGCAATACGGAGATCGGCACGGGTATTCTCGATTTCGAGACAATCACGGCGGCCGGCAAGCATTTCGGGATCGAATGGTACACCGTCGAACAGGAGGAATACGAGATTCCACAACTGGAATCAATAGAAGCTAGTCTTCGCTATCTGCGACAAATATTATAA
- a CDS encoding helix-turn-helix transcriptional regulator, translating to MNEPYFESNRTQDGSIHYPYESMIHYGREPRCIVPSHWHLYIEILYLLSGTAKVYSGGEAYVLSEGDLILIHSHETHSIYSLDQELSYIVVKFDPEILYSTSRTFLESKYILPFTLAESSSQRVFTASEIRDTPIPDMIWEIYNEFSAKSFGFELAVRTLICRVFLWFLRQPRQQQHWNWEVVHSLNDSDYQMLQKVFEYIDYNYKNDINAQTAARLCNMSYSYFSRRFKAIMGKTFTNYLSYIRITEAEKLLLTTDQSMTEIALEVGFSSSSYFIQQFRQYKDISPYQFRKKGKA from the coding sequence ATGAACGAGCCTTATTTTGAATCCAACCGAACCCAGGACGGGTCGATCCACTATCCCTATGAGAGTATGATCCACTATGGCAGAGAGCCGCGCTGCATTGTGCCGTCACACTGGCATCTGTATATTGAAATTTTATATTTGCTGTCCGGGACTGCCAAGGTTTATTCGGGAGGCGAAGCATATGTCCTAAGTGAGGGCGACCTAATCCTGATTCATTCCCATGAGACACATTCGATATATTCTCTGGATCAAGAGCTCTCCTATATCGTCGTCAAGTTTGATCCAGAGATCCTATACTCGACTTCCCGGACTTTTTTAGAATCTAAATATATTCTGCCGTTCACCTTGGCTGAGTCTAGCAGTCAGCGTGTTTTCACAGCTTCTGAGATTAGAGATACGCCGATCCCGGACATGATCTGGGAGATTTACAATGAATTCAGCGCCAAGAGCTTTGGCTTTGAGCTTGCCGTACGTACGCTGATTTGCCGCGTCTTCCTGTGGTTTCTACGACAGCCCCGTCAACAGCAGCATTGGAACTGGGAAGTGGTTCATTCCTTGAATGATAGCGACTACCAGATGCTACAGAAGGTGTTCGAATATATCGACTATAACTATAAGAATGATATAAATGCGCAAACCGCAGCCCGTCTGTGCAATATGAGCTACAGCTATTTCTCCCGAAGGTTCAAGGCGATCATGGGCAAGACTTTCACCAACTATCTGAGCTATATCCGCATTACTGAGGCAGAGAAGCTCCTGCTGACGACAGATCAGAGCATGACCGAGATCGCACTGGAGGTCGGCTTCTCAAGCTCAAGCTACTTCATACAGCAGTTCAGACAATACAAGGATATCTCTCCTTACCAATTCCGCAAAAAAGGAAAAGCCTGA
- a CDS encoding MDR family MFS transporter: MKHHQEGRMTLVIAALLLGILMASMDNSIVATAMGNIVGEIGGMDKFVWVTSAYMVAEMAGMPIFGKLSDMYGRKRFFMLGIILFMIGSALCGTAQSITQLAIYRAIQGIGGGALIPIAFTIMFDTVPLEKRGKLGGLFGAVFGISSIFGPLLGAYITDYIAWQWIFYINLPLGLAALLMVMMFYKESHEHSKQPIDWTGAITLLGAVVCLMFALELGGKQLAWDSIEILSLLGGFLLLTTVFLYCETKAKEPIITFALFKNRIYTSSVVCGFFSGAAFITASVYIPIYVQGVMGGTATNSGMVLLPMMVGSVLTATVGGQLMIRFSYRSIMFSTLLLLLCGVFLLTTLSPESTRLELTLYMILVGLGIGASFSVLSNACIHGLTYRQRGTASSTFNFLRSLGMTLGITMFGMIQNHTFSQQMNQIFSGDGALSKSLRMDDLHMLLSEQNRSRIPAEALRSISEALSSSITHTFVWAMIPVLLACAASLLMGRSKLDAEAVVEEFAPHAERG; the protein is encoded by the coding sequence ATGAAGCATCATCAAGAAGGTCGGATGACGTTAGTAATCGCAGCATTGCTGCTAGGTATCCTGATGGCGTCGATGGACAATTCAATTGTAGCGACAGCGATGGGGAATATCGTTGGCGAGATCGGGGGGATGGACAAGTTCGTCTGGGTGACCTCCGCCTACATGGTCGCGGAAATGGCGGGTATGCCGATTTTTGGCAAGCTGTCGGACATGTACGGGAGAAAAAGATTTTTTATGCTCGGGATCATCCTGTTCATGATCGGTTCAGCGCTGTGTGGTACGGCTCAATCCATTACACAGTTGGCTATATACCGGGCCATTCAAGGTATCGGCGGAGGAGCGCTGATTCCGATTGCGTTTACGATCATGTTTGATACAGTTCCGTTGGAGAAGCGCGGCAAGCTGGGCGGTCTCTTTGGAGCGGTATTCGGGATTTCCAGTATTTTTGGTCCGCTGCTCGGCGCCTACATTACCGACTATATTGCTTGGCAGTGGATTTTCTACATCAATTTGCCGTTAGGTCTGGCCGCGTTGCTCATGGTCATGATGTTCTACAAGGAATCGCATGAGCATTCCAAGCAGCCGATTGACTGGACAGGAGCTATTACTCTGCTTGGGGCAGTTGTATGTCTAATGTTCGCACTTGAATTGGGCGGAAAACAGTTGGCCTGGGATTCTATTGAGATATTAAGCCTGCTCGGTGGCTTTTTACTACTTACAACTGTATTTCTATATTGTGAGACGAAGGCGAAAGAGCCGATTATTACGTTTGCTTTATTTAAAAATCGGATCTACACATCTAGTGTAGTGTGCGGATTTTTTAGTGGGGCTGCCTTTATCACAGCATCGGTGTATATACCGATTTATGTCCAAGGCGTCATGGGAGGCACGGCGACGAATTCCGGCATGGTGCTCTTGCCGATGATGGTTGGTTCAGTATTGACGGCTACAGTGGGCGGTCAATTAATGATCCGCTTTTCGTATCGGTCGATCATGTTTAGCACGCTACTTCTGTTGCTATGCGGCGTATTTTTACTAACAACGCTAAGTCCGGAGTCTACTCGGTTGGAGCTAACGCTGTACATGATCTTGGTGGGGCTTGGGATCGGAGCTTCGTTCTCGGTGCTCAGCAATGCTTGTATTCATGGACTAACTTATCGGCAGCGTGGAACAGCCAGTTCAACCTTCAATTTCCTGCGTTCGCTCGGTATGACCCTAGGCATTACGATGTTCGGGATGATTCAAAATCATACCTTCTCGCAGCAGATGAATCAGATTTTCAGTGGAGATGGCGCACTTTCGAAATCTTTGCGAATGGATGATCTGCATATGCTTCTATCAGAACAGAATAGATCACGGATACCAGCGGAGGCCCTTCGCTCTATCTCCGAGGCTTTGTCCTCTTCCATTACGCATACCTTTGTGTGGGCAATGATCCCTGTTCTTCTGGCTTGTGCGGCATCCCTGCTTATGGGGAGGTCCAAGCTAGATGCTGAAGCCGTTGTCGAAGAATTCGCACCTCATGCGGAACGGGGGTAG
- a CDS encoding pyroglutamyl-peptidase I, with translation MNILITAFEAFGDDSINPTERLLADIGKEQITGAKIHTLLLPVVFDECAVKLLEAVRALQPDAVICCGLASGRTSITPEQIAINLKEVPKESSVADNNGSRPYDERISLDGPDGLFSLLPVRKMVDSMREQGIPAAISYSAGTFICNNTMYALLDYIRVHQLPMVGGFVHFPASEEMAALKPSMPSLSQATMLKGLKVMIHTLLQ, from the coding sequence ATGAACATATTGATCACGGCATTTGAAGCTTTTGGCGATGATTCCATAAATCCGACGGAGAGGCTGCTTGCAGACATTGGGAAGGAGCAGATTACTGGGGCTAAGATCCACACCTTGCTGCTTCCGGTTGTCTTTGATGAATGTGCGGTCAAGCTGCTTGAGGCAGTGCGGGCGCTGCAGCCAGATGCGGTCATCTGTTGTGGGCTGGCATCGGGGCGAACCTCGATTACGCCAGAACAGATCGCCATTAACTTGAAAGAAGTACCTAAGGAATCCAGCGTAGCCGACAATAACGGGAGCCGTCCCTATGATGAGAGGATCAGCCTGGACGGCCCCGACGGTTTGTTCAGTCTGCTGCCCGTGCGCAAGATGGTGGACAGCATGAGGGAGCAGGGCATTCCGGCTGCGATCTCTTATTCAGCAGGAACGTTTATTTGCAACAACACGATGTACGCTCTGCTTGATTACATCCGTGTTCACCAGTTGCCGATGGTTGGCGGATTTGTACATTTTCCGGCTTCGGAAGAGATGGCCGCCCTCAAGCCAAGCATGCCTTCCTTGTCGCAAGCGACGATGCTAAAGGGCTTGAAAGTGATGATACATACGCTGCTGCAATGA